One window of Argonema galeatum A003/A1 genomic DNA carries:
- a CDS encoding phosphoglucomutase/phosphomannomutase family protein translates to MVHPSYEPIAVNPIKFGTDGWRGIIAADFTFDRVALVAPVAAQVLAKVYGETTANRRIIVGYDRRFLAETFARKAAEAVRAAGFDVLLSECYAPTPAFSWAAKQLNALGALVMTASHNPGSYLGLKVKSAFGGSVPPEVTQQIEALLTSELPSAATPGSLEMFNPWPSYCEGLRAKVDIDRIKDALAQNKITVFADVMHGAAAGGLGQLLGLPIQEINSDRDPLFGGGAPEPLARYLSQMFRLMRTHRRNDKNGLSIGFVFDGDSDRIAAVDGQGNFLSSQILIPILLEHLATRRGWSGEVVKTVSGSDLIPLVASLYNLPVFETAVGYKYIADRMLEAKVLLGGEESGGIGYGTHIPERDALLSALYVLEAVVQSGMDLSDLYHRLQSQTNFFSAYDRIDLPLASMDVRSRLLEQLKNRPLTEIAGQNVVDCNTIDGYKFRLADRSWLMIRFSGTEPVLRLYCEAANLEEVHQRLNWAKNWANSV, encoded by the coding sequence ATGGTTCACCCTTCCTATGAGCCGATCGCCGTTAATCCCATTAAATTTGGTACAGATGGCTGGCGGGGCATCATTGCAGCAGACTTTACGTTCGATCGCGTGGCTTTAGTAGCACCTGTTGCTGCACAAGTCTTAGCGAAAGTCTATGGCGAGACGACGGCAAACCGTAGGATTATCGTCGGTTACGATCGTCGCTTTTTAGCAGAAACTTTTGCCCGCAAAGCGGCGGAAGCAGTCCGTGCGGCTGGTTTTGATGTACTGCTATCAGAATGCTACGCTCCCACTCCGGCTTTTAGTTGGGCCGCCAAACAACTTAACGCCTTGGGTGCATTGGTGATGACAGCCAGCCACAATCCCGGCTCATATTTGGGTTTGAAAGTCAAGAGTGCTTTTGGGGGGTCGGTTCCCCCGGAAGTGACGCAGCAGATTGAAGCATTGTTGACTTCTGAGTTGCCGTCGGCGGCGACGCCAGGTAGTCTAGAAATGTTCAATCCTTGGCCCAGCTACTGTGAAGGGTTAAGAGCTAAGGTGGATATCGATCGAATTAAGGATGCTCTAGCCCAAAATAAGATAACTGTCTTTGCTGACGTGATGCACGGTGCTGCTGCTGGTGGACTGGGACAATTGCTGGGTTTACCTATCCAAGAAATTAACAGCGATCGCGACCCGCTGTTTGGTGGCGGTGCGCCAGAACCCCTGGCGCGTTACCTTTCCCAGATGTTCCGCTTGATGCGGACTCATCGCCGTAACGATAAGAATGGTTTGTCGATCGGGTTTGTATTTGATGGAGATAGCGATCGCATCGCCGCCGTCGATGGACAAGGTAACTTCCTTAGTTCCCAAATATTAATACCGATATTGCTCGAACACCTCGCAACCCGACGAGGTTGGAGCGGCGAAGTAGTCAAAACCGTTAGCGGTTCTGACTTAATTCCTCTCGTAGCATCGCTGTATAATTTGCCCGTATTTGAAACGGCAGTTGGCTACAAATATATCGCCGATCGGATGTTAGAAGCTAAAGTCTTGTTAGGTGGTGAAGAGTCTGGGGGAATTGGCTATGGAACTCACATACCAGAGCGGGATGCTTTATTGTCAGCGCTATACGTGCTAGAAGCTGTTGTTCAATCTGGCATGGATTTGAGCGACCTATATCATAGATTGCAGTCACAAACAAACTTTTTTTCTGCATACGATCGCATCGATTTGCCGCTCGCGAGCATGGACGTGCGATCGCGCCTTCTCGAACAGCTAAAAAATCGCCCTTTAACGGAAATTGCCGGACAAAATGTTGTTGATTGCAACACCATTGATGGTTATAAATTTCGTTTAGCCGATCGCAGTTGGTTGATGATTCGCTTCAGCGGTACAGAACCTGTCCTCCGTCTTTATTGCGAAGCTGCCAATTTAGAGGAAGTGCATCAAAGATTAAACTGGGCTAAAAACTGGGCAAATTCAGTCTGA